A single genomic interval of Armigeres subalbatus isolate Guangzhou_Male chromosome 1, GZ_Asu_2, whole genome shotgun sequence harbors:
- the LOC134206674 gene encoding uncharacterized protein LOC134206674 — protein MWKTQKLALLPKPGTPPGNPASYRPICLIDAVGKLLERIILNRLTKCMEGAVLESAEKASKQKRRGDRYCVVVTIDVKNAFNSASFEAIAAALHRIRIPGYLCHILKHGEVNFHLTQFLSSHGCFRKYLHRFGHVNSPFCPNCENVEETPEHVVFVCPRFEALRREITGLSLENVVEEMCREESTWNAVDRVVSRISSVLQKKWRNDQRESVPGEILLSGNSPSV, from the exons atgtggaagaccCAGAAGCTGGCATTGCTGCCAAAACCTGGAACGCCGCCGGGGAATCCGGCCTCGTATAGACCGATATGCCTGATAGATGCAGTAGGGAAGctcctggagaggatcatcctcaacaggttgacGAAGTGTATGGAGGGT GCAGTACTCGAAAGTGCTGAGAAAGCGTCCAAACAGAagcgaagaggagatcgataCTGCGTAGTGGTTACGATAGACGTGAAGAATGCGTTCAACAGCGCCAGTTTTGAAGCTATTGCCGCAGCGCTGCACAGAATACGGATTCCCGGCTATCTGTGTCACATTCT AAAGCATGGCGAGGTAAACTTCCAcctgacgcagttcctgtcgagccacggatgcttcaggaagtatctgcatCGGTTCGGGCATGTCAACTCACCGTTCTGTCCGAACTGTGAGAACGTCGAAGAGACGCCGGAGCACGTGGTCTTCGTATGTCCAAGGTTTGAGGCACTACGAAGGGAAATAACCGGCTTAAGCTTGGAGAACGTTGTTGAAGAAATGTGTCGAGAGGAAAGCACTTGGAATGCGGTCGACAGGGTAGTATCGCGCATATCATCTGTTTTGCAAAAGAAATGGCGCAACGACCAAAGAGAATCGGTACCGGGAGAAATTCTTTTGTCGGGGAACTCTCCGTCGGTGTAG